One stretch of Pseudomonadota bacterium DNA includes these proteins:
- a CDS encoding DUF2007 domain-containing protein — MPTRVSRSFTGDSSRMTGASCLAPGKSCEMRRVRLPPAGCWSGEAPDDCRGRGRAFEGRATRARKAPQGESSGGGEASPGVPGDARMPSRRSFMKHCPNLDCPHIDLYQAIGEYNDDVGLCAHCQTPLVHGPSPSIGPNESEMVQVYTSHDAYLVDLAKTALQSAGIASFETVGGSSGLLPFEPTILEVHADQAERAREVLASVEAPAEPASDWECPTCGALIPGTLEACWSCAGEPPPDADDDASDDEEEGLDDLNDLDDASDDDEEDLDEVEEAADIEKPDANP, encoded by the coding sequence ATGCCCACGAGGGTCAGCAGGTCGTTCACGGGAGACTCCTCTCGCATGACGGGGGCTTCGTGCCTGGCGCCAGGCAAGTCCTGCGAAATGAGGAGAGTCAGGCTTCCCCCAGCCGGGTGCTGGTCCGGGGAGGCCCCGGATGATTGCAGAGGGAGAGGTCGCGCGTTCGAGGGCAGGGCGACACGCGCCAGGAAGGCCCCTCAGGGGGAATCATCGGGGGGTGGCGAAGCATCCCCTGGGGTCCCTGGTGACGCACGCATGCCGTCGAGGAGGTCGTTCATGAAGCACTGCCCTAACCTTGACTGTCCGCACATCGACTTGTATCAGGCGATCGGTGAGTACAACGACGACGTGGGGCTCTGTGCGCACTGCCAGACGCCTCTCGTACACGGCCCGAGCCCTTCCATCGGCCCCAACGAGAGCGAGATGGTGCAGGTCTACACCAGTCACGACGCCTACCTGGTCGACCTTGCGAAGACCGCCCTGCAATCGGCCGGCATCGCGTCGTTCGAGACGGTGGGCGGGTCGTCGGGCCTGCTTCCCTTTGAGCCGACGATTCTCGAGGTCCACGCAGACCAGGCAGAGCGAGCGCGTGAGGTCCTGGCGTCTGTCGAGGCTCCCGCCGAGCCAGCCTCCGACTGGGAATGTCCGACCTGTGGCGCGCTCATTCCCGGCACCCTCGAGGCGTGCTGGAGCTGCGCGGGCGAGCCGCCGCCCGACGCCGATGATGATGCGTCAGACGACGAAGAAGAGGGTCTCGACGACCTCAACGACCTCGACGACGCGTCCGACGATGACGAAGAAGACCTCGACGAGGTCGAAGAGGCGGCCGACATCGAGAAGCCGGACGCCAACCCCTGA
- a CDS encoding diguanylate cyclase: MMMRQTTKKRVSTTSTTSTTRPTMTKKTSTRSKRRPTSRSRTPTPDRVARGASSSGAFLGGVTVEAELAEQIDGSADWVRLWVERGVERCLEPDDVLWVSGQTAVEAALLTRGSLDVRRQAASGDSYVVSTLRALNVVGEMGALDGTHHSATLVAREACTLSVLSAVDFRAFIRTHPEVTEALLRQQSARLRLITRSVDAVWFDELTGLRNRRFLHRGLTDDLERALRGGHALSVAFIDIDHFKSINDTHGHASGDLALVTIARAMRQDLPVSSVLVRQGGDEFVAWMPEVSHDAAVEVLRQVAETVRARPIDVGHQKLTLTLSIGMAVFPDHARDINGLLEAADRALYVSKQQGRDRVTAYHVD, from the coding sequence ATGATGATGCGTCAGACGACGAAGAAGAGGGTCTCGACGACCTCAACGACCTCGACGACGCGTCCGACGATGACGAAGAAGACCTCGACGAGGTCGAAGAGGCGGCCGACATCGAGAAGCCGGACGCCAACCCCTGATCGCGTCGCTCGTGGGGCATCGTCGTCAGGAGCGTTTCTGGGAGGTGTGACGGTGGAGGCAGAACTCGCCGAGCAGATCGATGGCAGTGCCGACTGGGTTCGCCTCTGGGTGGAGCGCGGCGTCGAGCGCTGCCTTGAACCGGACGATGTGCTCTGGGTCTCGGGTCAGACTGCGGTTGAGGCCGCCCTGCTGACGCGAGGCTCTCTCGACGTGAGGCGTCAGGCCGCTTCGGGCGATTCCTATGTGGTGAGCACCCTGCGCGCCCTGAACGTGGTGGGTGAGATGGGAGCGCTCGACGGGACCCATCACTCGGCCACGCTGGTGGCTCGCGAGGCCTGTACGCTCTCGGTTCTCAGCGCCGTCGACTTCCGCGCGTTCATCCGCACCCATCCTGAGGTCACCGAGGCGCTTCTGCGGCAGCAGTCGGCCCGTCTGCGCCTGATCACGCGAAGTGTCGATGCCGTCTGGTTCGATGAGCTCACGGGGCTGCGCAACCGTCGCTTCCTGCACCGCGGCCTCACCGACGACCTCGAGCGTGCGCTGCGGGGTGGGCACGCGCTCAGCGTCGCCTTCATCGACATCGATCACTTCAAGTCGATCAACGACACGCACGGTCACGCCAGTGGTGATCTGGCCCTCGTCACCATCGCGCGCGCCATGCGCCAGGATCTCCCCGTTTCGAGCGTTCTCGTGCGCCAGGGAGGAGACGAGTTCGTGGCGTGGATGCCCGAGGTGTCGCATGACGCGGCGGTCGAGGTGCTGCGGCAGGTCGCCGAGACAGTTCGCGCGCGGCCCATCGATGTGGGCCATCAGAAGCTCACGCTCACGCTCAGCATCGGCATGGCGGTGTTCCCCGACCACGCGCGCGACATCAACGGTCTGCTCGAGGCCGCCGACCGGGCGCTCTATGTGTCGAAGCAGCAGGGGCGCGACAGGGTCACTGCCTACCACGTCGACTGA